A genomic window from Motilibacter aurantiacus includes:
- a CDS encoding class I SAM-dependent methyltransferase has product MQPADIDALMSPAGRALLAELTTYDDTAALAVGERLRRQGLAPALVAAAMTQARLRARAVAKLGPDAERMLFTADGLEQATRREVADRRAARLVAAGARRVADLGCGIGADALAFARAGLEVRAVERDPATAAVARANVRSAGLAHLVEVVEADVTQVGLAGCDAAYLDPARRGEGRRRYDPQQWSPPWEFVLGVAGQIPRTAAKVAPGIDHALVPPGAEAEWVSVDGDVVEAGVWFGPLAGSWPRRAALLPSGATVAGPAVPPPAAAAPGPYLYEPDGAVIRAGLVAEAAAEVDGWLVDPTIAYVSAGRHVPTALMTAYLVHETAPFSQRRVVQMLRARGAGDVVVKKRGTAVVPEQLRARVLPALPERGRGPAVTVVLTRVLGKHTALVVERL; this is encoded by the coding sequence GTGCAGCCCGCCGACATCGACGCCCTGATGTCGCCCGCCGGGCGCGCGCTGCTCGCCGAGCTGACGACGTACGACGACACGGCCGCCCTCGCGGTCGGCGAGCGGCTGCGCAGGCAGGGCCTCGCCCCGGCGCTGGTGGCGGCCGCGATGACGCAGGCCCGGCTGCGGGCGCGCGCGGTCGCGAAGCTCGGGCCGGACGCCGAGCGGATGCTCTTCACGGCGGACGGCCTCGAGCAGGCCACCCGCCGAGAGGTCGCCGACCGGCGGGCGGCCCGGCTGGTGGCGGCGGGCGCGCGCCGGGTGGCCGACCTCGGGTGCGGGATCGGGGCCGACGCGCTCGCCTTCGCCCGCGCGGGGCTCGAGGTCCGCGCGGTCGAGCGCGACCCCGCCACCGCTGCGGTGGCACGGGCCAACGTGCGCTCGGCCGGGCTGGCCCACCTCGTCGAGGTGGTGGAGGCGGACGTCACGCAGGTCGGCCTCGCCGGGTGCGACGCCGCGTACCTCGACCCGGCCCGGCGCGGCGAGGGCCGTCGCCGCTACGACCCGCAGCAGTGGTCTCCGCCGTGGGAGTTCGTCCTCGGCGTGGCGGGGCAGATCCCGCGCACGGCGGCGAAGGTGGCCCCCGGGATCGACCACGCGCTGGTGCCGCCCGGGGCCGAGGCGGAGTGGGTGTCGGTGGACGGCGACGTGGTGGAGGCGGGGGTGTGGTTCGGCCCGCTCGCCGGGTCGTGGCCCCGGCGTGCCGCGCTGCTGCCGTCGGGCGCCACGGTCGCCGGGCCGGCCGTCCCACCGCCGGCGGCTGCGGCCCCCGGCCCCTACCTCTACGAGCCCGACGGCGCGGTGATCCGCGCCGGGCTCGTGGCCGAGGCGGCCGCCGAGGTCGACGGATGGCTGGTGGACCCCACCATCGCCTACGTCAGCGCGGGCCGGCACGTCCCGACGGCGCTGATGACGGCGTACCTCGTCCACGAGACGGCGCCGTTCTCCCAGCGCCGGGTGGTGCAGATGCTGCGCGCCCGCGGCGCCGGCGACGTGGTGGTGAAGAAGCGCGGCACGGCGGTCGTGCCCGAGCAGCTGCGCGCCCGGGTGCTTCCGGCGCTGCCCGAGCGCGGCCGCGGGCCCGCCGTCACGGTCGTGCTCACCCGCGTGCTCGGCAAGCACACCGCGCTGGTGGTCGAGCGGCTGTGA
- a CDS encoding FUSC family protein has protein sequence MRGRLALLARGLSLRGTLTLRPVDAVWAPALRAAVAVALPLVLLLALGRLDLAAWAGFGAFTGLYARDEPYPARARILAVVGCALVGAVAAGSVAGAAGSVLLSSVTVGLLAAGGTALCTAIRTGPPGALFLTFAGAAGAAIPGVLSDVPQRVGLAAAAAATAWVVGMSGWVIRPYAPERLAVARALDAVAGLASPGPATPAARHGAALAVQHAWQRVGRLQARRRGGAALAERLRPVVARAETALHGAPGPQRAQAMRAAADELRRGGQAPVVEPLPAEAVELAGWSVEAVYAAGRAPSRRAQLLGLARRPAALLEPAALRVLVAVTLAGLLAQAVGLGQTYWAAVAAVAALQAPNAAAAVARGVQRSIGTAVGVVGAGLLLAVEPGPAATVASIVVLQLLAELYVARNYALAMLFITPLSLLLTEVGRHTGTGQLVRDRLLDTLLGAGVAIACTLALTDRHAVPGLGSALSACEEAYARAAVPEPAHADVERLAQRLLELRTAYDRAAGEPVGDDLPAEQVLDLERRGHELLAAYASGRPD, from the coding sequence GTGAGAGGCAGGCTCGCGCTGCTCGCCCGCGGCCTCTCGCTGCGCGGCACGCTGACGCTGCGGCCCGTCGACGCCGTCTGGGCCCCCGCGCTGCGGGCCGCCGTGGCGGTCGCGCTCCCTCTCGTCCTGCTGCTGGCGCTGGGCCGGCTGGACCTCGCGGCCTGGGCCGGCTTCGGGGCGTTCACCGGCCTGTACGCCCGGGACGAGCCCTATCCCGCCCGGGCCCGCATCCTCGCCGTCGTCGGGTGCGCGCTGGTGGGCGCCGTCGCGGCCGGCTCGGTGGCCGGCGCCGCCGGCAGCGTCCTGCTCTCCTCGGTCACCGTCGGCCTGCTGGCAGCAGGCGGCACCGCGCTGTGCACCGCCATCCGGACCGGCCCGCCCGGCGCGCTCTTCCTGACCTTCGCTGGCGCCGCCGGCGCGGCCATCCCCGGCGTGCTGTCCGACGTGCCGCAGCGGGTGGGGCTCGCCGCCGCCGCGGCGGCCACGGCCTGGGTGGTCGGCATGTCCGGCTGGGTGATCCGGCCCTACGCCCCGGAGCGCCTCGCGGTGGCGCGGGCGCTCGACGCCGTCGCCGGCCTCGCCTCCCCCGGCCCGGCCACCCCCGCCGCCCGGCACGGCGCGGCGCTCGCCGTGCAGCACGCGTGGCAGCGGGTGGGGCGGCTGCAGGCCCGGCGGCGCGGCGGCGCGGCCCTGGCCGAGCGGCTGCGTCCCGTCGTCGCCCGGGCCGAGACGGCGCTGCACGGCGCGCCCGGTCCCCAGCGGGCCCAGGCCATGCGGGCGGCGGCCGACGAGCTGCGACGCGGCGGGCAGGCCCCGGTGGTCGAGCCGCTGCCCGCCGAGGCCGTCGAGCTGGCCGGGTGGTCGGTGGAGGCGGTGTACGCCGCCGGGCGGGCACCGTCCCGACGGGCCCAGCTGCTCGGCCTGGCCCGCCGGCCCGCCGCCCTGCTGGAGCCGGCCGCGCTGCGCGTGCTCGTCGCGGTCACCCTCGCCGGGCTGCTCGCCCAGGCCGTCGGGCTGGGCCAGACGTACTGGGCGGCCGTCGCTGCGGTGGCCGCCCTGCAGGCGCCGAACGCAGCCGCGGCAGTGGCCCGTGGGGTGCAGCGCTCGATCGGCACGGCGGTCGGGGTCGTCGGCGCGGGCCTCCTGCTCGCCGTCGAGCCGGGCCCCGCCGCGACCGTGGCATCCATCGTCGTGCTGCAGCTGCTGGCCGAGCTGTACGTCGCCCGCAACTACGCGCTGGCGATGCTGTTCATCACCCCGCTCTCACTGCTGCTGACCGAGGTCGGCCGGCACACCGGCACCGGGCAGCTGGTCCGTGACCGGCTGCTCGACACCCTCCTCGGCGCCGGTGTCGCCATCGCCTGCACCCTGGCGCTCACCGATCGGCACGCCGTCCCGGGGCTGGGCTCCGCGCTCTCGGCGTGCGAGGAGGCGTACGCGCGCGCCGCTGTTCCCGAGCCGGCGCACGCGGACGTCGAGCGGCTGGCCCAGCGCCTGCTGGAGCTGCGCACCGCGTACGACCGGGCGGCCGGGGAGCCCGTGGGCGACGACCTCCCGGCCGAGCAGGTGCTCGACCTGGAGCGCCGCGGCCACGAGCTGCTGGCGGCGTACGCGAGCGGACGGCCTGACTAG
- a CDS encoding alkaline phosphatase D family protein yields MTTPLGPGLGRRGFLRASAAAAGALTVPALLPGRPSPAYAAPGLVRAGRPMVPYGVQAGDVTADSAIVWARADRPSRMLVEVSRDPSFRGAELRYGPVVTPGSDLTAKVRLRKLTPGREHYYRVSFADLSDASLRGEPTVGSFRTAPTAAQDLRFLWSGDMVGQGWGINPDLDGMQLFESMRRLQPDFFIHSGDTVYADGPLQESVVLPDGRVWRNVLIEEKLKVAETLDEYRGQYRYNLMDENVRAFFAEVPQVNSWDDHEVTNNWYPGETLTDRRYTERSVDVLKERARQAWFEWVPISPQGPDGMGRVYRKQWFGELLDVFVLDMRTYRDVNTPGLEPRPEHGILGKQQARWLERELARSTATWKVVASDMPIGIIVPDGRDIEAIANRDGGVPLGREVEIAQLLSGIKRRGVKNVVWVTADVHYTAANHYDPARAVFKDFDPFWEFVSGPLNAGAFGPNAMDATFGPKVEFYSAPPVANASPLEGYQFFGQVDIDADSRVLSVALKDLTGATLWSTDLQPR; encoded by the coding sequence TCCCGTACGGCGTCCAGGCCGGGGACGTGACCGCGGACTCCGCGATCGTCTGGGCGCGCGCCGACCGGCCCTCCCGGATGCTGGTCGAGGTGAGCCGGGACCCGTCGTTCCGCGGCGCCGAGCTGCGCTACGGCCCGGTCGTCACGCCCGGCTCGGACCTCACCGCCAAGGTCCGGCTGCGCAAGCTGACGCCCGGGCGCGAGCACTACTACCGCGTCTCGTTCGCCGATCTGTCGGACGCCTCGCTGCGCGGCGAGCCGACCGTGGGCTCGTTCCGCACCGCCCCCACCGCGGCACAGGACCTGCGCTTCCTGTGGTCCGGGGACATGGTCGGCCAGGGCTGGGGCATCAACCCCGACCTCGACGGCATGCAGCTCTTCGAGTCGATGCGGCGGCTCCAGCCGGACTTCTTCATCCACAGCGGGGACACCGTCTACGCAGACGGCCCGCTCCAGGAGTCCGTCGTCCTGCCCGACGGGCGGGTCTGGCGCAACGTCCTCATCGAGGAGAAGCTCAAGGTCGCCGAGACGCTGGACGAGTACCGCGGGCAGTACCGCTACAACCTGATGGACGAGAACGTCCGCGCGTTCTTCGCCGAGGTGCCGCAGGTCAACTCGTGGGACGACCACGAGGTCACGAACAACTGGTACCCGGGCGAGACGCTCACCGACCGGCGCTACACCGAGCGCAGCGTCGACGTGCTGAAGGAGCGGGCACGTCAGGCGTGGTTCGAGTGGGTGCCGATCTCGCCCCAGGGCCCGGACGGGATGGGCCGCGTCTACCGCAAGCAGTGGTTCGGCGAGCTGCTCGACGTGTTCGTCCTCGACATGCGCACCTATCGCGACGTCAACACCCCGGGCCTCGAGCCGCGCCCCGAGCACGGGATCCTCGGCAAGCAGCAGGCCCGCTGGCTCGAGCGCGAGCTCGCGCGCTCCACCGCGACGTGGAAGGTCGTCGCCTCGGACATGCCGATCGGCATCATCGTGCCGGACGGCCGGGACATCGAGGCGATCGCGAACCGTGACGGCGGGGTGCCGTTGGGACGCGAAGTAGAGATCGCTCAACTGCTCAGCGGTATCAAGCGCCGCGGCGTCAAGAACGTCGTCTGGGTGACTGCGGACGTGCACTACACGGCGGCCAACCACTACGACCCGGCGCGCGCGGTGTTCAAGGACTTCGACCCCTTCTGGGAGTTCGTCTCCGGCCCGCTCAACGCCGGCGCGTTCGGCCCCAACGCCATGGACGCGACGTTCGGGCCGAAGGTCGAGTTCTACTCCGCGCCCCCGGTGGCGAACGCGTCCCCGCTGGAGGGCTACCAGTTCTTCGGCCAGGTCGACATCGACGCCGACAGCCGGGTCCTGTCGGTCGCGCTCAAGGACCTCACCGGCGCCACGCTGTGGAGCACCGACCTGCAGCCGCGCTAG